AGATTACGACAAAATGAAACATTAAGAAATATGGTTGAAGAAACCATATTAAGACCGTCAGATTTAGTTATGCCTTTATTTGTTTGCCCCGGTTCCGGAATAAAAAACCCGATTAAATCAATGCCCGGCAATTTTCAGCTTTCTGTAGATATGATGGTTGAAAACTGTAAAGAACTATACGGAAGAGGCGTAAAATCAATTTTGCTTTTTGGAATCCCGGAAGAAAAAGATGAGTGCGGGCTTGTTGCAACAAACGATGATGCTATTGTTCAACGAGCTATAATTGCAATAAAAAAAGAACTCCCCGAGATGTTCATAATTGCAGATATTTGCAACTGCGAATATACAACACATGGTCATTGCGGAACTATTGTAGATGGAGATGTACACAATGATTTAACCTTAGAAACGCTCTCTAAACAGGCGGTTTCATTTGCAAGAGTAGGAGCAAATATGGTAGCACCAAGCGATATGATGGATGGCAGAGTTGGTCATATGAGAGCAGAACTCGATAAAAACGGGTTTTATAAAATGCCGATTATGTCTTATTCCGCAAAATATGCCTCTGCTTTTTACGGACCGTTTAGAGATGCGGCGGATAGTGCTCCTCAATTTGGAAATCGAGCCACATATCAAATGAGTCCGTCAAATTCCGATGAGGCTCTCAGAGAAATAGAACAAGACATTGTAGAGGGAGCTGATATTGTAATGGTTAAGCCTGCATTAAGCTACTTAGATGTTATTCGCAGAACTAAAGACACATTTAATATGCCTATCGCAGCATACAACGTAAGCGGTGAGTTTTCTATGGTAAAAGCTGCTGCTGCAAATGGGTGGATAGACGAAGAGAGAATAGTTAAGGAGATTCTGACATCAATAAAAAGAGCCGGTGCCGATATCATACTATCTTACCACACACAAGAAATTATTGATAAATTATAAAATAAAATAAAATGCAATTTAGTAAATCGATAAAGGAATTTAAAAATGCAAATAATTATATTCCGGGAGGCGTGAACTCTCC
This DNA window, taken from Bacteroidales bacterium, encodes the following:
- the hemB gene encoding porphobilinogen synthase, with protein sequence MNFPITRLRRLRQNETLRNMVEETILRPSDLVMPLFVCPGSGIKNPIKSMPGNFQLSVDMMVENCKELYGRGVKSILLFGIPEEKDECGLVATNDDAIVQRAIIAIKKELPEMFIIADICNCEYTTHGHCGTIVDGDVHNDLTLETLSKQAVSFARVGANMVAPSDMMDGRVGHMRAELDKNGFYKMPIMSYSAKYASAFYGPFRDAADSAPQFGNRATYQMSPSNSDEALREIEQDIVEGADIVMVKPALSYLDVIRRTKDTFNMPIAAYNVSGEFSMVKAAAANGWIDEERIVKEILTSIKRAGADIILSYHTQEIIDKL